A stretch of Alkalicella caledoniensis DNA encodes these proteins:
- the rplL gene encoding 50S ribosomal protein L7/L12, with the protein MSKVQEILETIKGLTVLELSELVKACEEEFGVSAAAPVAMAAAPAAGGPAAAEEQTEFDVILTSGGDKKVQVIKAVREITGLGLKEAKEVVDGAPKPIKEKVSKEDAEAIKAKITEAGGTAEVK; encoded by the coding sequence ATGTCAAAAGTTCAAGAAATTTTAGAGACAATTAAAGGTTTAACAGTATTAGAATTATCAGAGTTAGTAAAAGCTTGTGAAGAAGAGTTTGGTGTATCTGCTGCTGCTCCTGTAGCAATGGCTGCTGCTCCTGCTGCTGGTGGCCCAGCTGCTGCTGAAGAGCAAACTGAATTCGATGTAATTTTAACTTCTGGTGGAGACAAAAAAGTACAAGTTATCAAAGCTGTACGTGAAATTACTGGCCTTGGCTTAAAAGAAGCTAAAGAAGTTGTAGACGGAGCTCCAAAACCAATTAAAGAAAAAGTATCTAAAGAAGATGCTGAAGCTATTAAAGCTAAAATTACTGAAGCTGGCGGTACTGCTGAAGTTAAGTAA
- the rplJ gene encoding 50S ribosomal protein L10 produces MGAREEKALVVAELKEKFSSVQGAVITDYRGLDVARVTKLRAKLREAGVEYKVIKNTLAKLAIEDSELSTLSEHLQGPTAVAFGYNDPVAAAKILSDFAKDNKELEIKAGIVEGKVIDFAGVKALADLPSREVLLAQALAGIQAPVTGFVNVMQGNLRNLAYVLEAIRKQQEEA; encoded by the coding sequence ATGGGGGCACGTGAAGAAAAAGCTCTCGTTGTTGCGGAACTTAAAGAAAAATTTAGTTCGGTGCAAGGTGCAGTAATTACAGACTACAGAGGATTAGATGTTGCAAGGGTAACTAAACTTCGTGCAAAGCTTAGAGAAGCTGGCGTTGAATATAAAGTTATCAAAAACACTTTAGCGAAATTGGCTATAGAAGATAGTGAACTATCTACATTATCTGAACACCTACAAGGACCTACAGCAGTAGCATTTGGTTATAATGATCCAGTTGCAGCTGCAAAAATCCTTAGTGATTTTGCTAAAGATAACAAGGAACTAGAAATTAAGGCTGGTATCGTTGAAGGAAAAGTTATTGATTTTGCTGGCGTTAAAGCTCTAGCTGATCTACCTTCAAGAGAGGTGCTACTTGCACAAGCTCTTGCTGGAATCCAAGCTCCAGTTACAGGTTTCGTAAATGTTATGCAAGGCAATTTAAGAAACTTAGCTTATGTTCTTGAAGCTATTAGAAAGCAACAAGAGGAAGCTTAA
- the rplA gene encoding 50S ribosomal protein L1 codes for MAKKGKRFLEASKTFNRDELYSTTEALDLVTKMASAKFDETVEAAIKLGVNPKHADQQIRGAVVLPHGTGKSVKVAVFAKGEKAKEAEEAGAEFVGADDLAAKIQQGWMDFDVAVATPDMMGVVGKLGRVLGPKGLMPNPKTGTVTMDVARAIQEIKAGKIEYRVDKVGIIHAPIGKVSFGVEKLRDNFNTLLETLIKAKPAAAKGTYLKSIAVSSTMGPGVKLNTQKAATLDKE; via the coding sequence ATGGCTAAAAAAGGTAAAAGATTTTTAGAAGCTAGCAAAACTTTCAACAGAGATGAGCTTTACTCAACTACTGAAGCGCTAGATTTAGTGACTAAAATGGCTTCAGCTAAATTTGATGAAACTGTAGAAGCTGCAATTAAGCTAGGTGTAAACCCTAAACATGCTGACCAACAAATTAGAGGTGCTGTTGTATTACCACACGGTACTGGTAAATCAGTAAAAGTTGCAGTATTTGCAAAAGGTGAAAAAGCTAAAGAAGCAGAAGAAGCAGGAGCTGAATTTGTAGGTGCTGATGACCTAGCTGCTAAGATCCAACAAGGGTGGATGGACTTCGATGTTGCAGTTGCAACTCCTGATATGATGGGTGTTGTAGGTAAATTAGGTAGAGTACTTGGACCTAAAGGTCTTATGCCTAACCCTAAAACCGGCACTGTAACCATGGACGTAGCTAGAGCTATCCAGGAAATTAAAGCAGGTAAAATTGAGTACAGAGTAGATAAAGTTGGTATTATTCATGCGCCAATCGGAAAAGTTTCCTTTGGAGTTGAAAAACTTAGGGATAACTTCAATACTTTATTAGAAACTCTAATTAAAGCTAAGCCTGCTGCAGCAAAAGGAACTTATCTAAAATCAATAGCTGTATCTTCAACTATGGGTCCTGGTGTTAAACTAAACACTCAAAAAGCAGCTACTTTAGATAAAGAATAA
- the rplK gene encoding 50S ribosomal protein L11: MAKKVIKLIKLQIAAGKATPAPPVGPALGQAGLNIMAFCKDFNEKTASQAGLIIPVEITVFEDRSFTFVTKTPPAAVLLKKAAGIERASGEPNKVKVAKVNRDKVKEIAELKMVDLNAASVEAAMRMIEGTARSMGITIEE, translated from the coding sequence ATGGCTAAAAAGGTAATAAAGTTAATTAAACTGCAAATAGCTGCTGGTAAAGCAACACCTGCACCACCTGTAGGTCCGGCTTTAGGTCAAGCAGGTCTAAATATAATGGCGTTCTGTAAAGACTTTAACGAAAAGACTGCTAGTCAAGCAGGATTGATCATTCCAGTTGAAATTACAGTTTTTGAAGACCGCTCATTTACCTTTGTAACCAAAACCCCACCAGCTGCTGTACTACTTAAAAAAGCTGCTGGTATAGAGAGAGCTTCAGGGGAACCTAACAAGGTAAAGGTTGCTAAAGTAAACAGAGATAAAGTTAAAGAAATAGCAGAATTAAAAATGGTAGACTTAAACGCTGCAAGTGTAGAAGCTGCTATGAGGATGATCGAAGGTACTGCTCGCAGCATGGGTATAACCATCGAAGAATAA
- the nusG gene encoding transcription termination/antitermination protein NusG: MEKKWYVVHTYSGYENKVKANLEKRVESMEMQDKIFSVLVPMEEETETKAGKKKTSLKKVFPGYVLVEMLMSDDSWYVVRNTPGVTGFVGSGTKPIPLEEGEVRHIMKKMGVEEPKIKVDFVVGQHIKVISGPFADFSGVIEEINADKQRLKVLVSMFGRETPMDLEFTQVEKL, from the coding sequence ATGGAGAAAAAATGGTATGTTGTTCATACCTATTCTGGGTATGAAAATAAAGTAAAAGCGAACTTGGAAAAAAGGGTTGAATCTATGGAGATGCAGGATAAGATATTTTCTGTATTAGTTCCCATGGAAGAAGAGACCGAGACTAAAGCGGGGAAAAAGAAGACTTCTCTTAAGAAGGTTTTTCCTGGCTATGTTTTAGTGGAAATGTTGATGAGTGATGATTCATGGTACGTTGTAAGAAACACCCCAGGGGTAACAGGCTTTGTAGGTTCAGGAACAAAACCTATTCCCTTAGAAGAGGGTGAAGTAAGGCACATTATGAAGAAAATGGGTGTTGAAGAACCTAAAATTAAAGTTGACTTCGTAGTAGGCCAACATATTAAGGTTATTTCAGGTCCTTTTGCAGATTTTTCTGGTGTTATCGAAGAGATAAATGCGGACAAACAAAGGTTAAAAGTTTTAGTGTCCATGTTTGGTAGAGAAACACCAATGGATTTAGAATTCACTCAGGTTGAGAAGTTATAA
- the secE gene encoding preprotein translocase subunit SecE, whose product MGFFQRVKKFFKEVKNELKKVQWPNKKELTSYTTLVIVAVVFIATLIFVIDQGFTGILNLIL is encoded by the coding sequence ATGGGATTCTTTCAAAGAGTAAAAAAGTTCTTTAAAGAAGTTAAAAACGAGTTAAAAAAGGTTCAATGGCCGAACAAAAAAGAACTAACATCTTATACAACGTTAGTAATTGTAGCGGTGGTATTCATTGCGACACTTATATTTGTTATTGACCAAGGATTCACAGGAATCTTGAACCTTATACTTTAA
- the rpmG gene encoding 50S ribosomal protein L33 gives MRVIITMACTECKQRNYTNTKNKKTHPDRIELKKYCRFCKTHTIHKETK, from the coding sequence ATGAGGGTTATTATTACTATGGCATGTACAGAATGTAAACAAAGGAACTATACAAATACTAAGAACAAAAAGACTCATCCAGATCGTATAGAGCTTAAGAAGTACTGCCGTTTCTGCAAAACACATACTATACACAAAGAGACTAAGTAA